In the genome of Vanacampus margaritifer isolate UIUO_Vmar chromosome 1, RoL_Vmar_1.0, whole genome shotgun sequence, one region contains:
- the arih2 gene encoding E3 ubiquitin-protein ligase ARIH2: MSVDMNSQASDSNEEDFGVNSEEEEDEDDGGEEEDQGDIETYYDGVASDVEQQGADSFDPEEYQFTCLTYKESHRVLNEEVTIVAAALKVLPAVAKLILVHFHWQVSHILDRNKSNSSLVLSDALVQPSSTCRAVIGPQSPQCGVCLQVVRRDSLLALPCQHSFCKACWEQHCTVLVKDGIGVGISCMAQDCSLQMPEDFVLPLLPGDELKDKYRRYLFRDYVESHFQLQLCPGADCPIVIKVQEPRARRVQCSRCSEVFCFKCRQMYHAPTDCATIRKWLTKCADDSETANYISAHTKDCPKCNICIEKNGGCNHMQCSKCKHDFCWMCLGDWKTHGSEYYECSRYKENPDIVNQSQQAQAREALKKYLFYFERWENHNKSLQLEAQTYQRIQEKIQERVMNNLGTWIDWQYLHNAAKLLAKCRYTLQYTYPYAYYMSGPRKKLFEYQQAQLEAEIENLSWKVERVDSYERAVVGGEVDLSASDRGELENQMHIAEQRRRTLLKDFHDT; this comes from the exons ATGTCTGTGGACATGAACAGCCAGGCGTCTGACAGCAACGAGGAAGACTTTGGAGTAAACTctgaagaagaggaggatgaggatgacgGAGGGGAAGAGGAGGATCAAGGGGACATCGAAACCTACTACGATGGCGTGGCCAGCGATGTGGAGCAACAGGGCGCTGACTCCTTTGATCCAGAGGAGTATCAGTTCACTTGCCTGACATACAAGGAGAGCCATAGGGTTCTCAACGAGGAGGTGACCATTGTGGCTGCTGCACTGAAG GTTTTACCGGCTGTTGCAAAGCTCATCCTTGTGCATTTTCACTGGCAGGTTTCACATATACTGGACAG GAATAAGTCCAATTCTTCTCTGGTGTTGTCTGACGCTCTGGTTCAGCCTAGCAGTACATGCAGAGCAGTCATT GGCCCTCAGTCCCCGCAGTGTGGTGTGTGTCTCCAGGTCGTACGGAGAGACTCCCTGCTGGCGCTGCCCTGCCAGCACtccttctgcaaagcttgctgggagcagcactgtactgtactggtCAAAGATGGTATAGGAGTGG GCATTTCCTGTATGGCTCAGGATTGCTCCCTGCAAATGCCAGAAGATTTTGTCCTGCCTCTACTGCCAGGAGATGAGCTAAAGGACAAGTACAGACGCTACCTCTTCAGAGACTATGTCGAG AGTCACTTCCAATTGCAACTGTGTCCGGGTGCAGACTGTCCTATCGTCATTAAGGTGCAGGAGCCACGGGCGCGCAGGGTGCAGTGTAGTCGCTGCAGTGAGGTCTTCTG TTTTAAATGCCGTCAGATGTACCATGCGCCCACAGACTGCGCAACCATCCGGAAATGGCTCACAAAATGTGCCGACGACTCAGAGACGGCAAACTATATCAGCGCACACACTAAAGAT TGTCCTAAGTGCAATATCTGCATTGAGAAGAATGGAGGATGCAATCACATG CAATGCTCCAAGTGCAAACATG ACTTCTGCTGGATGTGTCTTGGTGACTGGAAGACGCACGGCAGTGAATACTACGAGTGCAGTCGTTACAAAGAAAACCCCGATATAGTCAACCAGAGCCAGCAGGCTCAGGCCAGAGAGGCGCTCAAGAAATACCTCTTCTACTTTGAGAGG TGGGAGAACCACAACAAGTCTCTGCAGCTGGAGGCTCAGACGTACCAGAGGATCCAGGAGAAAATCCAGGAGAGAGTGATGAACAACCTGGGAACCTGGATTGACTGGCAGTACCTTCACAACGCTGCAAAGCTTTTAGCAaag TGTCGCTACACACTGCAGTATACGTATCCCTATGCCTATTACATGTCCGGCCCACGCAAAAAACTG TTTGAGTACCAGCAAGCTCAGCTGGAGGCAGAAATCGAGAACTTGTCGTGGAAAGTGGAACGGGTGGACAGCTACGAGAGGGCAGTGGTGGGAGGCGAGGTTGATCTCAGTGCCAGCGACAGAGGG GAGCTGGAGAATCAGATGCACATTGCTGAGCAGAGACGACGCACGCTGCTGAAGGATTTCCACGACACATGA